The sequence TGAGTGATCCGACGTTAGCCGCAGAACTGGTGGCTACGCCATTTCTGCAGAGCGATCACCCACGTATTAAGGAACAGCTCCAGCAGATCCTCAATGGAGAGCAGGATGCACGACGGGCAGTCCACAAACTGCTTGAGTGGATTTACGTCACCCTCGATAAAGAACCGACCGTCGGTATTCCAACCGCACTCGAAGCATTGAGCAGTAAAAAAGGGGATTGTAACGAACACGCGGTATTGTTCACTGCTCTCGCTCGCTCAGCGGGAATTCCCTCCCGTGTCGCTGCGGGGGTCGTGTACATGGATGAAGCCTTTTATTATCACGCCTGGTCAGAGGTGTGGCTGGGTCAATGGGTCGCTGTCGACCCTGCCCTCAATCAATTCCCCGCCGATGCAACGCACATCAAGTTTATTCAGGGTGGACCAGAAGAACATATGGCATTACTCAAGATTATTGGGCAAGTACGAATGGAGATTGTCGCATACCAATAGCTCTCAGCTGTCAGCAGTCAGCCAGGCACCTGGAGAACAGAATCTACACTTTGACACAAAGCCCATCCTCGCTGAACGCTGAATGCTGATCGCTATCCTTGTGAGGAACCATGATCCAACTCGAACATCTCAACAAAAAGTTTGGCCGTTTTACTGCCGTACATGACCTCAACTTGAAGATCGCCGAAGGCGAAATTTTTGGCTTTCTGGGCCCGAATGGTGCAGGCAAAACCACAACGATTCGCATGATGATGGGATTGCTGAAGCCAACAGCGGGACGCGTCGTGCTTGGCGGTCATGACCTCGCCGTGAACCCACTAGCAGCTAAAGCGATGTCAGCCTTCGTCCCGGATCGTCCGTATGTTTACGAAAAACTCACCGGTCATGAATTTCTCGAGTTTGTCGGCGGACTCTACCAAGTTCCTCCGCAGCTTTGTCTCGATCGTATCGAAGAGTCACTCAATTTCTTTAGCCTTGTAGATTGGGGTAATGAACTCGTGGAAAGCTACTCGCATGGCATGAAGCAACGACTGGTCGTTGCCTCTGCGCTACTCCATGATCCGCGCATTCTCGTGGTTGATGAGCCGATGGTTGGTATGGATCCAATCGGCGCACGGCTGTTCAAGTCGCTACTACGCTCGCTCACCCTCAAAGGAAAGACGATCTTCATGTCCACTCATAGCTTGGAGGTTGCTGAAGAGCTGTGCGATCGTATCGGCATTATTCTTGGCGGAAAGCTGATCGCACTAGGTACTCTTGATGAATTACAGCAACTGGCTGGAACTGAAAGTCGCCTGGAAGATATTTTCCTTAAACTTACCGCTGCACCGGACATGATGGACGTGATTGAGGCGCTAAGAGCTTAAAACAAGGCTTTAGGCTATAGGCTTCAGGCTTTAGGGAGGAAGGAAAGAACCCTTCAGCTTATAGCCTTCTTCAGAGTTTTTTATGAACAACTGGTTACTTCTTCTCGTTCCTCGCTTTTTCGCTCTCCGGAATGACTTTCAACGTCAAGGAAAAGGCGGGTGGACACGTGCGCTAGTCTTATTCACCCTCATGGCACTCTTCTGGGGAGGAACATTTTGGTTCTTCTCTCGGGCGCTTTCATATTTTCTCACCATTCCGGATCTTGGCCCCGTGCTGAACCAAAAGTTACTCAGCATGGTGTTTCTCACATTCTTTGCTATCCTTCTGTTCAGTAATGTTATCACTGGTCTCTCGACATTCTTTCTCTCA comes from Deltaproteobacteria bacterium and encodes:
- a CDS encoding transglutaminase domain-containing protein; the protein is MPVRNTLPNPREVTQLRLTVSGPTETALFAFPPRQDYRDGTLTISNESLVTLSSYLLPVSDPTLAAELVATPFLQSDHPRIKEQLQQILNGEQDARRAVHKLLEWIYVTLDKEPTVGIPTALEALSSKKGDCNEHAVLFTALARSAGIPSRVAAGVVYMDEAFYYHAWSEVWLGQWVAVDPALNQFPADATHIKFIQGGPEEHMALLKIIGQVRMEIVAYQ
- a CDS encoding ABC transporter ATP-binding protein, yielding MIQLEHLNKKFGRFTAVHDLNLKIAEGEIFGFLGPNGAGKTTTIRMMMGLLKPTAGRVVLGGHDLAVNPLAAKAMSAFVPDRPYVYEKLTGHEFLEFVGGLYQVPPQLCLDRIEESLNFFSLVDWGNELVESYSHGMKQRLVVASALLHDPRILVVDEPMVGMDPIGARLFKSLLRSLTLKGKTIFMSTHSLEVAEELCDRIGIILGGKLIALGTLDELQQLAGTESRLEDIFLKLTAAPDMMDVIEALRA